A stretch of the Alnus glutinosa chromosome 6, dhAlnGlut1.1, whole genome shotgun sequence genome encodes the following:
- the LOC133871914 gene encoding double-stranded RNA-binding protein 1-like isoform X1, whose protein sequence is MPTNEGFQAGVSKCYVFKSRLQEYAQKVGLSTPVYDTIKEGPSHEPSFRSTVIVNDVRYDSLPGFFNRKAAEQSAAEVALFQLAKSGEVNQSISQPVHETGLCKNLLQEYAQKMNYAIPVYQCQKDETPGRVPLFSCTVEIGGIRYIGAAARTKKEAEIKAARTALLAIQSSASQSSEKPFGNSQLTVIPCKKRGTESVINTEEAANVPKAKKGRFKKKMLKKKLPRDKAAGNSQVENAGNLMFFMDNRSEPDQTDVPWIQEASLGTLAMEAMRNSQDGRSNVSSSEKEISAGECALAHRVDGNCENGQSTASDSNQSNNGINPDAGTSSTFSGDLTVFTKEVNEVSGVGEVASVADNSTIGQIEASSILPA, encoded by the exons CAGGTGTTTCAAAATGCTATGTGTTCAAGAGCCGTTTACAGGAGTATGCTCAAAAAGTTGGACTTTCTACACCTGTGTATGACACTATCAAAGAAGGCCCTTCCCATGAGCCATCCTTCAGGTCAACTGTCATAGTAAATGATGTTAGATATGATTCTTTGCCAGGATTTTTCAATCGTAAGGCAGCAGAACAGTCAGCTGCTGAAGTTGCTTTATTTCAGTTAGCTAAGTCTGGTGAAGTCAATCAAAGCATCTCTCAGCCTGTT CATGAAACAGGACTATGCAAAAATCTACTTCAGGAATATGCTCAAAAGATGAATTACGCAATTCCTGTATATCAGTGCCAAAAAGATGAAACCCCAGGCCGAGTGCCTCTTTTTTCGTGTACTGTTGAGATTGGAGGGATTCGTTACATTGGAGCTGCGGCAAGAACGAAGAAAGAAGCAGAAATTAAAGCCGCTAGAACTGCTCTTTTAGCCATTCAGTCGAGTGCATCTCAGTCATCTGAGAAACCCTTTGGCAACTCTCAGTTAACAGTAATCCCATGCAAGAAAAGGGGGACCGAATCAGTTATTAATACTGAGGAGGCTGCAAATGTTCCAAAGGCAAAGAAAGGtcgatttaaaaagaaaatgttgaagAAGAAACTTCCCAGAGATAAGGCAGCAGGCAACAGTCAAGTTGAGAATGCAGGCAATTTGATGTTCTTTATGGATAACCGCTCAGAACCCGATCAAACTGATGTACCTTGGATCCAAGAAGCAAGTTTGGGAACGTTGGCTATGGAAGCCATGAGGAATTCTCAAGATGGTAGATCAAATGTGAGCTCAAGTGAGAAAGAAATATCTGCTGGGGAATGTGCTTTGGCACACCGAGTTGATGGAAATTGTGAAAATGGTCAGTCAACAGCTTCAGATTCTAATCAAAGCAATAATGGGATTAATCCTGATGCAGGAACATCTTCCACGTTTTCTGGAGATTTGACTGTGTTCACAAAGGAGGTAAATGAGGTATCTGGAGTTGGAGAGGTAGCTTCAGTTGCAGACAATTCTACCATTGGTCAGATAGAGGCTTCAAGCATCCTGCCAGCTTAA
- the LOC133871914 gene encoding double-stranded RNA-binding protein 1-like isoform X2, which yields MPTNEGFQGVSKCYVFKSRLQEYAQKVGLSTPVYDTIKEGPSHEPSFRSTVIVNDVRYDSLPGFFNRKAAEQSAAEVALFQLAKSGEVNQSISQPVHETGLCKNLLQEYAQKMNYAIPVYQCQKDETPGRVPLFSCTVEIGGIRYIGAAARTKKEAEIKAARTALLAIQSSASQSSEKPFGNSQLTVIPCKKRGTESVINTEEAANVPKAKKGRFKKKMLKKKLPRDKAAGNSQVENAGNLMFFMDNRSEPDQTDVPWIQEASLGTLAMEAMRNSQDGRSNVSSSEKEISAGECALAHRVDGNCENGQSTASDSNQSNNGINPDAGTSSTFSGDLTVFTKEVNEVSGVGEVASVADNSTIGQIEASSILPA from the exons GTGTTTCAAAATGCTATGTGTTCAAGAGCCGTTTACAGGAGTATGCTCAAAAAGTTGGACTTTCTACACCTGTGTATGACACTATCAAAGAAGGCCCTTCCCATGAGCCATCCTTCAGGTCAACTGTCATAGTAAATGATGTTAGATATGATTCTTTGCCAGGATTTTTCAATCGTAAGGCAGCAGAACAGTCAGCTGCTGAAGTTGCTTTATTTCAGTTAGCTAAGTCTGGTGAAGTCAATCAAAGCATCTCTCAGCCTGTT CATGAAACAGGACTATGCAAAAATCTACTTCAGGAATATGCTCAAAAGATGAATTACGCAATTCCTGTATATCAGTGCCAAAAAGATGAAACCCCAGGCCGAGTGCCTCTTTTTTCGTGTACTGTTGAGATTGGAGGGATTCGTTACATTGGAGCTGCGGCAAGAACGAAGAAAGAAGCAGAAATTAAAGCCGCTAGAACTGCTCTTTTAGCCATTCAGTCGAGTGCATCTCAGTCATCTGAGAAACCCTTTGGCAACTCTCAGTTAACAGTAATCCCATGCAAGAAAAGGGGGACCGAATCAGTTATTAATACTGAGGAGGCTGCAAATGTTCCAAAGGCAAAGAAAGGtcgatttaaaaagaaaatgttgaagAAGAAACTTCCCAGAGATAAGGCAGCAGGCAACAGTCAAGTTGAGAATGCAGGCAATTTGATGTTCTTTATGGATAACCGCTCAGAACCCGATCAAACTGATGTACCTTGGATCCAAGAAGCAAGTTTGGGAACGTTGGCTATGGAAGCCATGAGGAATTCTCAAGATGGTAGATCAAATGTGAGCTCAAGTGAGAAAGAAATATCTGCTGGGGAATGTGCTTTGGCACACCGAGTTGATGGAAATTGTGAAAATGGTCAGTCAACAGCTTCAGATTCTAATCAAAGCAATAATGGGATTAATCCTGATGCAGGAACATCTTCCACGTTTTCTGGAGATTTGACTGTGTTCACAAAGGAGGTAAATGAGGTATCTGGAGTTGGAGAGGTAGCTTCAGTTGCAGACAATTCTACCATTGGTCAGATAGAGGCTTCAAGCATCCTGCCAGCTTAA
- the LOC133870996 gene encoding geranylgeranyl transferase type-2 subunit alpha 1 produces the protein MHGRPRTAPKPEDSADSAVRVEKLRSLQSQFLSDHHNKIYTKEALEVNAKLLEINPEHYTAWNYRKLAVEHRLSESEPDPDSVKSILSEELRVVESALKQNYKSYGAWHHRKWVLSKGHSSIDHELRLLGRFQKVDPRNFHAWSYRRYVAALMNRSEVDELQYTTDMINTNFSNYSAWHNRSILLSNLLKRKVQGFFPKEKVLNEEYELVHQALFTDPDDQSAWFYHLWLLDQTVKADAPLLISSWPAHDSNLILSGDRCLDDCALSAFNTFRSDSGTIPLVLYFSQAVEGVNSCTVSVESVFNTKGELTWEPLSTNNSQTAQVWVTHLNYPEEKLHSSEAYYPVEVRVGHSQGIISSSGFHYNHPSMFAFKVFVRSVEKDPAEHGGEMISWRDENFLLYETRPQESNPLYYLDQLNIKDSHEQTSSMWRAETIANEIALFRELLSEINCKIGKLTLARLLVAHDTLLSPCANKMVYSEEVIELYSDLMKLDPPHLQYYKDEYSLALLQQITFSRESLLRYCFRHIDETSSFMSNSICLRLNNLSLSRMGSIEKLLWVQMLDLSHNELRSIEGLEAIQLLSCLNLSDNKLSSFTALGPLRQLKSLKVLDVSRNEIGLHSIDTTRYLCSSPLSHTEEIDWNRDEIVTGDVNLRNCWEAFLIFRGLNLTQLDIMGNAVADEKFKSFLVKIVPTLKWLDGGELH, from the exons ATGCACGGTCGGCCTCGCACAGCCCCAAAGCCAGAGGACTCAGCGGATTCGGCAGTCAGAGTCGAAAAGCTTCGCTCTCTCCAATCTCAGTTCCTCTCCGACCACCACAACAAGAT tTATACGAAGGAAGCTCTAGAGGTTAACGCGAAGCTCCTCGAGATCAATCCCGAGCACTACACGGCTTGGAATTATAGGAAGCTCGCCGTCGAGCACCGTCTGAGTGAGTCCGAGCCTGATCCTGACTCGGTCAAGTCGATTCTCAGTGAAGAACTCAGAGTG GTAGAGAGCGCATTGAAGCAGAATTACAAGTCGTACGGAGCGTGGCATCATCGAAAATGGGTGCTAAGCAAGGGGCATTCATCTATAGATCACGAATTGAGACTCCTGGGCCGATTCCAGAAGGTCGATCCTCGGAACTTTCATGCTTGGAGTTACCGGAG ATATGTGGCAGCATTGATGAACAGATCAGAGGTGGACGAATTACAGTATACAACAGATATGATAAACACCAATTTCAGCAATTATTCTGCGTGGCATAATCGTAG TATACTTCTGTCTAACTTGCTGAAAAGAAAGGTTCAAGGGTTTTTCCCAAAAGAGAAGGTCTTGAACGAGGAGTATGAGCTTGTACACCAAGCACTTTTTACAGACCCAGATGATCAAAGTGCTTGGTTCTATCATCTTTGGCTTCTTGATCAAACAGTGAAAGCTGATGCTCCTCTACTTATTTCTTCTTGGCCTGCTCATGATTCTAATCTCATTCTATCGGGAGATAGGTGCCTGGATGACTGTGCTTTGTCTGCATTCAATACTTTCCGTTCTGATTCTGGAACAATTCCACTCGTTCTTTATTTTAGTCAAGCTGTTGAAGGTGTAAATTCATGTACAGTATCAGTTGAATCTGTGTTTAACACAAAAGGAGAACTTACTTGGGAACCACTTTCAACAAATAATTCTCAGACTGCCCAAGTTTGGGTTACTCACCTCAATTATCCTGAAGAAAAGCTCCATTCTTCGGAAGCCTATTATCCAGTAGAGGTTAGAGTTGGACATTCTCAAGGCATCATTTCTTCAAGTGGTTTTCACTATAACCATCCTTCTATGTTTGCCTTTAAAGTGTTTGTACGGTCTGTTGAAAAAGACCCAGCTGAGCATGGTGGAGAGATGATTTCATGGAGAgatgaaaattttcttttatatgaaACACGTCCTCAGGAATCAAATCCACTTTATTATTTAGATCAACTAAATATTAAGGATTCCCATGAGCAAACATCTTCAATGTGGCGTGCAGAGACTATAGCAAACGAAATAGCTCTTTTCAGAGAATTGTTGTCAGAGATTAACTG TAAAATTGGAAAGCTTACACTTGCAAGATTGTTGGTGGCTCATGACACGTTGCTGTCTCCATGTGCTAACAAAATGGTCTATTCTGAAGAAGTTATTGAACTTTATAGTGACTTAATGAAGTTGGATCCACCACATTTACAATACTACAAGGACGAGTACAGCTTAGCTCTATTGCAGCAG ATAACTTTCAGTAGGGAGTCTTTACTGAGATACTGCTTTCGTCATATAGATGAGACTTCATCatttatgagtaattctatCTGTTTACGACTGAATAACTTATCATTATCACGGATGGGGTCTATTGAGAAGTTATTATGGGTCCAAATGCTAGACTTGAGCCACAATGAACTTCGATCAATTGAAG GATTGGAGGCTATTCAGCTTCTTTCTTGCTTAAACCTGAGTGACAATAAACTGAGTAGTTTTACTGCTCTGGGACCCTTGAGACAGCTGAAGTCACTTAAAGTGTTGGATGTTTCGCGCAACGAGATAGGTTTACACTCGATTGATACAACAAGGTACCTGTGTTCTTCTCCTTTGTCTCATACAGAAGAAATTGATTGGAATCGTGATGAGATAGTGACTGGTGATGTCAACCTGAGAAATTGTTGGGAAGCTTTTCTAATATTTAGAGGCCTGAACTTGACGCAGTTAGATATTATGGGGAATGCAGTTGCGGATGAAAAATTTAAGTCATTTTTGGTCAAGATTGTGCCTACACTTAAGTGGCTGGATGGTGGAGAACTGCATTAA